Below is a genomic region from Brassica rapa cultivar Chiifu-401-42 chromosome A08, CAAS_Brap_v3.01, whole genome shotgun sequence.
AACAACTCTAAATTATTCTCTTTATTGTACATATGTGGATGAGATGATGAGCTAAACTGTTTTAATGCTCTTCTAATTACCTGAAAATGAAATACCGATTCGAGCCGTAGAGACGATTGAAAGTGCAAAGAAGATGCATAAACACAGCTTAATAGCAAAACAATAACCCATCGTCCCTTGTTTCTCCTTTTCCTCGtctttctctatctctcttcactattcccttttttttttttacttatctCGTTGAAGTGATCAACTCGACAAAATAGGCTGTATTATTAATGAGTTAGTCTGGCTATAAAATGAAAGATCGAAGCACAGAACATGTTTCGGATGTCCAAACAACAGCTGATTTATATAACACATGGCATCGTCTTCATTGGATGTATGAAAGAGTTGACTATTTTGCAGACAAATCGTGGGTTTCACACTGTTAAGTTAAACAGTTAACTCAGAAGCAAAGCGAACATGTGTTTGCATTGGGCGTTGACTTACTTGCACCGTCCGTTACAAAAATGTCAACGTCAAAAGTTTTGGCCAAAAGAGGATTTGGGGTTTGGTCACTTTATAAAAAGAAGATTTTCTGACGATCATGTGGGGTTCTTGCTGTAATCACTGGTATCCTTTATTTTTTGagactcctttttttttgtcgacgtCAGAGCCTCAGAGGTATTGCGTATTCTTTTAAGTTTAAAGTTGACATTAAcagtttttctataaaaataatacTGTACATGTGTATCCTCTTCAATTTTAACTAAAACTAATAATTTAgtgtgaaattttttttaaaaaatttgaatatataaatagtttaagaTTAAGATGAACATGATAATCATTTTAGGAGACTTAAATATATCCTGCCAAAACTAAGATTGTGTGCCTGAAGAGTTAGGTGgcttaatttttttgattcaacGAAGATCACCCTCTCCTCCTTTCTTTGTTGGGACGCTGCGGTTCGGTTCAATAGGGTTGGATGGTTTACGGGCTTGCATTATTATTGCCTCGACATTCCAGTTGTGCTTCCAACTTTAGGTGGTTCTTGTGAAACTGCAGGAGACGCTAGCATCTcggtttcgaggtttggctggATTAGTGGTATCTCGTGGTAACATTGACCTCACATGTAACCGGGTTTACTTCTGAGACGTAAGCCGTTTCTCTTTCTTCAAGATGTGTTTTGTCTCTTGGTTTCGTTAGTTTTTAAAGTTTAGTTTCCTCATCCTTtgctttttatttagtttttggtcTTTCtgctattttagttttttattgtACTTTTGgtacaaatttaacattcagaccaaaaaaaaaactaagttgAGTGTTTTTTGAACTTTTATATTTGAGAAAAAAGTATAATGAGGCCTTATATGGGCCATAAGAGACCGGCCCACTGAGAGATAGGCCCATTCAAAGCTCAATCCCCCCGTATAACTCCGCTCATAAAGTCTCCAACCCATTTTGTAAAACCTCCCAAATTCTCTATCGCTCTCACACGCCGCAACGCTAGCAAACCAATCGAATCCACGAAGAAAACTCGATCCGTAGATTACTATGGCCACCAACGAACCCGAGCACGAGCCCAGAGACGTTGAAGAAGCTGGAGCTAACGAGGACGAGGACACCGGAGCTCAGGTCGCTCCGATCGTTAGGCTTGAGGAGGTTGCCGTCACTACCGGCGAGGAAGACGAAGACGCCGTCCTCGATCTGTAAGTCTTACGAGATTTGTGATCTAATCGAGTTTCCTAGGGTTTTAGGGACTCTTGAGATTAGTTGATTGGAACATTTGTTTGTGTGAATCTAAGGAAATCGAAGCTGTATCGATTTGATAAGGAGGCGAATCAGTGGAAGGAGAGGGGTGCTGGTACTGTGAAGCTCTTGAAGCATAAGAGCACTGGGAAGATTCGTCTCGTTATGAGGCAATCGAAAACTCTCAAGATCTGTGCTAATCACTTTGGTAAATTAGGGTTAATTTATGTGGTTTAATCTTTAGTTAAGTTACTGTTTTACTTAGTTTAATCTTCACCTTTGGAACTGTTGCAGTTACACAGGGCATGAGTGTTCAGGAACACGTGGGAAATGAAAAGTCTTGTGTGTGGCACGCACGTGACTTTGCTGATGGTGAACTCAAGGACGAGCTTTTCTGCATCCGATTTGCTTCTATTGAGAGTGAGTTGTACTAAGGCCTTAGATTACTAATGGATCTTGAACTTTTCTTTTTGGCTACTTTTTTGGAAGATGTCAACTTAAAGATTTCATTATAGGCTGGTTTAGAGCTCTCAattgctttgtttttttcttatccaCAAAGTATTTAGTAACAGACTATGGCTGCTAGATTATGCTAACATTACATTAGAAAGAGGCAATGATCTTGTGGTAGTTAGGCATGTGTTTCTGCTGCAACTAGTTTGATATGCTATAAACCGAAAAGTTTAGGCGGTggtctattttttaatttttatacattggGGTGTATATTTTCAATTGTTTCCGTGCTGATATTTCCATGAACCGAGAAGTTTTTGTGATAAAGTCTTGTTATCCTTGTCAGACTGCAAAGCGTTTATGCAGAAGTTCAACGAAGTTGCTGAATCTGAAgtagagaaagaagagagcaaagaTGCCTCTGACACCGCTGGTCTTCTCGAGAAGTTGACCGTTGAAGAGACTAAAACAGAGGAGAAACCtgtggagaaggagaagactgAAGTGGAAGCAGAGGAGAAGAAAAAAAGCGAGCCGGAGAAAGCTGACGAAGAGAAGAAAACCGAAGAGGCTGTTCCCTCAACTTAAGCTGCATCAAAGTTTACGCTCCCCAGATCTTGGCGAGACATTATAAGCCTATAAGTGTTAGATGCATCTCTCTCGAGTCTACCATTGTCTGGGCACTATCTATCTACACATGTTTTGTCCAGTCATATTGCTTGTGGTCGGGTTTTGCAGTGTCGTTTTTGGGTCTTTAGTTTTTGAGTCTGAAAGTGTCGGTCGAATGATATGAGAGATTCAGGGGAGAGATTTATTTATAAGTACATTGGATTTATTGTTTTAAGGTTTTTATGGATCGTTTTTGCATGGTCTTATTATATGATGGGGATAGATATGTTTTACAGTCTAATATGTTCTTTTTCTGACAAGTAAAATTCCATTCAGAAATCGAATTAAAGCCACATGCTTTATATTATGCTCTATACCCAAAAGGGTCACTCAAACTGTTCACACGGAATCAACGAGACAACAACCAACATGTACTAAGTTGGGTTTGGTGAATCAGCACATACATTTTGGCTATGatacaaaataccaaaaaacgaATTAGATGGGCTAATATATGTCAACACTAGTTAAAGTGGTTAACACATCATAActtgaattatttatttatggcGTTTAGTACTCGAGTATATATCTATTAGACTTTTCCAAGTCAAACAGTCAACCACTTGTGCCGCGTTTAATCCTCAAACCCCTTTTATATTAAGAATTGATATCGAATTTATTTATATGCATAGCAAACGGGAAAAAGTGAGTACGAcacataaaacaaaacaaaaaacacgaTGATGGGCTTGAGAAGAACACCGTTGGTTTTATACATTCTCTTCGTCTTTCATCTTCATCACGATTTCACTTCCGTTAGCTCACGGTCTTACTCACTTGATACGAACAAAGAGAGTCTTCATGTAAATGAGTCAAAACCAGTTGTTGATGTGTTTGAAGGAAAGGCTCGAGAGTTAGCTTTCGTTATCAAAAGAAAAGGCATTGGAGGAGCTGGTGGAGGCGGCGGTAGCACCACGAGTGGAGGAGATGGGGGCAGCAGTGGTAGCAGCACGAGTGGAGGAGGTGGTGGCGGCCATAGCAGCGTGGAAGGAGGAGGTGTAAGCGGTCAAAGCTGGTCAAACGGCGGAGGACGTTTTGGTTCGAGTTATGCTGGTCGTAACGGTACTCGTGGATTGCATCGTTCAAGCGGCAGACAGAATATTCGAGGGGCAGTATGTGCGGCCGGTTGGTTGggtttatcaattttattaatattggcTTAGAAAGATTTATGTATTGGTTCACCATTTTAATTTGGGGTGCATATGTGTTGAAGTATCCGGTCTGGTTTGGTCTGAGATTGATTGGGGCTAATGGTCAGTTGTTGTGTTTCGGTTGTTTACTATGCTGTATGCACGGTTTGTACATTGTAAATTATATTCAGTTAGTATATTTGTGAAATTTCGTAAAGCTGAAATTAAACATTCTGAACACTAAGGCTTTGACTATATCATATGTCACATTTATAGTAAATAATCAAGGAGAAAAATTACATACACAAATTTACTATATTTCAAACcatagtaaatataattatccTCTCTCccatttttattttccttaagTTTGcgattatatattaattaaaatttccaCCATACATGTCACATGTTTATAGATTTCCAATGTATTtgtaaaaaaagtttttaagatAAGGATCATTTTAAGTTTCTATGTAaagagtaaaaagaaaaatatactaTTAAACAAAGGTAAGTGATATGGAGAGTGTTGTAATGTGGGATTTGTCCTAATATATTTTGTCCTAATATATAATGTAATTAATCAAACTATACACTATGACAATTTTTGTCCTAATAtacttcaaaatatataaacactgTCGTGCCAAGGAGTCAAACTTTTCTCATCTCATTTTTCTTCTCTcctatctaaattttatttgcAGTCGTCAGACAAAATATTACACCCAcaaatttaacttttatttaaaaaaaaaatagcgtCACTTATAAACTTTATACTATGGTTTAGGAGCAGCTTCTTAATGAGACACTGAAACTACGACGAAACGGCAACCACTTCTCACGCGtcctcctttcttttttttttgtaatactCCTAGTACATAGAGTAAAGAATGTAAGCcaatttatataaatagaaaGCAAAAGGGAAAATGCTAGAAGACACAGAAACCAAACAACACCAACAAAAAATGGCTTTCAGAAGAACATCTTTGGTTTTGTATACTCTCTTCATCTTTTATCTTCAACACAATTTGCTTTCCGTGAGCTCACGACCTCACTCAGCTGATACGAACCACGAGACTCTTCCTTTTTATCCCTCAGAGACGGATGTTGTTGGGTTTGAAGGAAAGACTCGTGAGTTAGCTGTTGTTATCAAAAAATCATTTGGTGGAGGACGTGGCGGCGGCAGTGGCAGCAGGGGAGGAGGAGTTGGAGGTCGAAGCCGATCACGTGGCGTGGCAGGTGTGATTTATCCGGCCAGATCGCATTTTCATCGTTCAAGCGGTAGCATGAACCTTCGAGGGGCAGTGTGTGCGGTCGGCTGGTTGTGTTTATCGGTGTTAGCCGGTTTATTCTTGATTTAGTCTGAACTTGATATATGTACGTAGGTCTAGATGGAACTATGGCGTATGTAAAGTGTCGATCATATTCACTTAGAAGAAGTGTTTTCACCAGTTGCTCACCCCACAAGAacaatacatatttatttaaatttgtaaagcAAACGTTCCTATGATAGCATCgtccactattttttttttacataatacTACCATTTAGTGggaatttttgtttgttttaattcCGTTTGGTTTATAATTACTAAGATATATAGACAAGCATAATCTCATAAGCCATTGCAAAAACATTATCGCTTAGCTCCTTGGAATCtatatcaaaatatgaaaagtCATGGCCCAACTGGAGGATTAACTTTATCCGTGGACCATGTGATGATGAGTGATGCCAAGACTCGAGATAAAGACAAGACTCAATCTCCACCAAAAAAACTGATCAACTATGGCCACTTGGAACTATACTAAATGAGACATGCACCACACACACTCGAGAAATGACCAGTACCCACTTataacattttaagcaaaactGACACCATACTTTAAAGTTTATTCAAGACATGCCAGTGGCGCATGCAGCGTTGGAGGATATGGGTCAGGGTCACATGCTCCCAATGTATTtgtgaaaatatgttttatgaTTCTGATCATTTTAAGTTTCTATATAAAGAATAGATAGGAAAATAAGAGTAATAGATTTACATAAGTATTGAATTGTGAGTTGATTGCATATTTGATGTAGGATGTAATTAACCTATATCATGATAGCTTCGTGCTATTAGACTTCAAAGTTTAGGGACCAAACAAACTCATCCTTTTTTTCtaactaataaatatatgttgattatGCAATCATGTATAGCAGTGTTAATTATTTCAACACCCGCCATTGATAATACGTAGATAATAAGGCTACGAATGTGCTTAGGCAAGACCATAGAGGTCACTATCAGTTCGTATACTATAAATAGGTATAcagttttaaaatttgtttgaacAAAGTTTCATGCTATCTCTCTTGTATTTCTAGCTTTCGTTGCAATTAACACAAAGCTTCATGTTATCTCTCTATCCTTGCAGTTATAACACTCCTATAGTCCTGTGTACATATTTGATTCAACCTTCATTCGATTTACAATTCCACAATAGTTAAGCAAATTAATCAATCTAAGCTTCTTTTCAATAACACTAAGTAATTAATAAGATTTCAATTTGTGGTATGTTTTcgtaagtttttgttttttttatgtttagtaTAGACTATAGAAAATACTAATGTTCAAAAGTTAGAACTTAAGGGGTTATAAGTTCGAGTTTCAATTTCAACACAGGCGAAGAAACTAGACATCA
It encodes:
- the LOC103836453 gene encoding loricrin — its product is MMGLRRTPLVLYILFVFHLHHDFTSVSSRSYSLDTNKESLHVNESKPVVDVFEGKARELAFVIKRKGIGGAGGGGGSTTSGGDGGSSGSSTSGGGGGGHSSVEGGGVSGQSWSNGGGRFGSSYAGRNGTRGLHRSSGRQNIRGAVCAAGWLGLSILLILA
- the LOC117127178 gene encoding uncharacterized protein LOC117127178; this encodes MLEDTETKQHQQKMAFRRTSLVLYTLFIFYLQHNLLSVSSRPHSADTNHETLPFYPSETDVVGFEGKTRELAVVIKKSFGGGRGGGSGSRGGGVGGRSRSRGVAGVIYPARSHFHRSSGSMNLRGAVCAVGWLCLSVLAGLFLI
- the LOC103836452 gene encoding ran-binding protein 1 homolog a, encoding MATNEPEHEPRDVEEAGANEDEDTGAQVAPIVRLEEVAVTTGEEDEDAVLDLKSKLYRFDKEANQWKERGAGTVKLLKHKSTGKIRLVMRQSKTLKICANHFVTQGMSVQEHVGNEKSCVWHARDFADGELKDELFCIRFASIENCKAFMQKFNEVAESEVEKEESKDASDTAGLLEKLTVEETKTEEKPVEKEKTEVEAEEKKKSEPEKADEEKKTEEAVPST